In the Paraburkholderia acidisoli genome, one interval contains:
- a CDS encoding ABC transporter ATP-binding protein → MTTLLDVRHLTVALPAGADRAHALRDVSFTLDAGELLCMVGESGSGKSMTAGALLGLLPEGVTVAGGALRWQNDTDLLTLPRAELRRWRGSRIGMIFQEPMTALNPLRTIGDQIAEVFRTHTRLGRAPIRARTLDLLDAVQIPDPAQTLRRYPHELSGGQRQRAMIAMALALEPQLLIADEPTTALDVTTQAQILHLIRDLQRRNGTAVLFITHDFGVVAEIADRIAVMRQGELVELGAASDVLNRPRHVYTQTLIDAVPPLPSHESTQAAPAARAATPAVEDKPAILNVHAVSKTYRSRVRRAVRTAALRDVSFALARGSTLGIVGESGSGKSTLARTLMGLLAPDAGSIDYDGDDLAQRAKSSAQRAHRLGVQMVFQDPYGSLNPRRTVGDIVTQGPIAQGVSREAAYARARELFALVGLAPDALARFPHEFSGGQRQRVGLARALALDPKVLVADEPVSALDVSVQAQVLRLLAQLKADLGLSMLFITHDLRVAAQLCDHIAVMKDGEIVEYGAARDVFVAPRHAYTRALLDAVPGRAWNPPKRDAETEPALVLATG, encoded by the coding sequence ATGACTACGCTACTCGACGTACGCCATCTCACGGTCGCGCTGCCCGCAGGCGCCGACCGCGCGCACGCATTGCGCGATGTTTCCTTCACGCTCGACGCGGGTGAACTGCTCTGCATGGTCGGCGAAAGCGGCTCCGGCAAGTCGATGACCGCCGGCGCGCTGCTCGGTCTGCTGCCCGAAGGCGTGACGGTGGCCGGCGGCGCGTTGCGCTGGCAGAACGACACCGATCTGCTCACGCTGCCGCGCGCCGAATTGCGACGCTGGCGCGGCAGCCGTATCGGCATGATCTTTCAGGAGCCGATGACGGCGCTCAATCCGCTGCGCACCATCGGCGACCAGATTGCCGAAGTGTTTCGCACGCACACGCGCCTTGGCCGCGCACCCATTCGCGCGCGCACGCTGGACCTGCTCGACGCCGTGCAGATTCCCGATCCCGCTCAAACGCTGCGGCGCTACCCGCATGAACTTTCCGGCGGCCAGCGCCAGCGCGCGATGATCGCCATGGCGCTCGCGCTCGAACCGCAATTGCTGATTGCCGACGAACCGACCACGGCGCTCGACGTCACCACGCAGGCGCAAATCCTGCATCTGATCCGCGACCTGCAACGCCGCAACGGCACAGCCGTGCTGTTCATCACGCACGATTTCGGCGTGGTGGCCGAGATCGCCGATCGCATCGCGGTAATGCGTCAAGGCGAACTCGTCGAACTCGGCGCGGCCAGCGACGTGCTCAACCGGCCGCGCCACGTGTACACGCAAACGCTGATCGACGCGGTGCCGCCCTTGCCTTCGCACGAGAGCACACAGGCCGCGCCTGCCGCCCGAGCCGCGACGCCCGCCGTGGAAGACAAGCCAGCGATTCTGAACGTCCACGCCGTGTCGAAAACGTACCGCTCGCGCGTGCGCCGCGCTGTGCGCACCGCCGCGTTGCGCGACGTCTCGTTCGCGCTGGCGCGGGGTTCGACGCTCGGCATCGTTGGCGAAAGCGGCTCGGGCAAATCCACACTCGCGCGTACCCTCATGGGTCTGCTCGCGCCCGACGCCGGCTCGATCGACTACGACGGCGACGACCTCGCGCAACGCGCGAAATCGTCGGCGCAACGCGCGCATCGGCTCGGCGTGCAGATGGTCTTTCAGGACCCGTACGGCTCGCTGAATCCGCGCAGAACGGTGGGCGACATCGTCACGCAAGGCCCGATCGCACAAGGTGTATCCCGCGAAGCCGCGTATGCGCGCGCCCGCGAATTGTTCGCGCTCGTCGGCCTCGCCCCCGACGCGCTCGCGCGCTTTCCGCACGAATTCTCGGGCGGCCAGCGCCAACGCGTGGGACTCGCCCGCGCGCTCGCGCTCGACCCGAAAGTGCTGGTCGCCGACGAACCCGTTTCGGCGCTCGATGTGTCCGTGCAAGCGCAGGTGTTGCGACTGCTCGCGCAATTGAAGGCCGACCTCGGACTGTCGATGCTGTTCATCACGCACGATCTGCGCGTGGCCGCGCAATTGTGCGATCACATCGCCGTGATGAAGGATGGAGAGATCGTCGAATACGGCGCGGCACGCGACGTGTTCGTCGCCCCGCGCCATGCATACACGCGCGCGTTGCTCGACGCCGTGCCGGGCCGCGCCTGGAACCCGCCGAAGCGTGACGCCGAAACCGAACCCGCGCTCGTACTGGCAACGGGATAG
- a CDS encoding ATP-binding protein, producing the protein MNNPLNTLFGRMALISALVLFAIQACWFVVFAPQPRRHELEGFERGLLLMLHTATNAAPNELELAPALRVHLVPTWNMPVDVKLEVPQREPLADLRKQLLRDLPPGTEILADMRHHEALWVRFAGRPTWIVAPVDLPPVPNLLPQFGSVLAISLLLALLAMWQMQRPLSLVSQTARAFGSGNRPAPVKVHGPRELRELIGEFNVMMKQLNDADDDQAVMLAGVAHDLKSPLTRLKLRASMLASEREREQFTREVDSLNDIVQQFLEFARQRPENGPEVAVDTLLSEQFVSESADEDDPHSLFKLDLRAGPDFRLPRTLLDRLVSNLVDNALEHGVPPVDIATRRDGAQWIIEVRDHGPGIPAERVAAAIKPFVRLDEARGGEGHCGLGLAIVTRLVRNQGGRCELTNHPEGGLRVIIALPAD; encoded by the coding sequence ATGAACAATCCGTTGAATACGCTGTTCGGGCGGATGGCGTTGATTTCCGCGCTGGTGCTGTTCGCCATTCAGGCGTGCTGGTTCGTCGTTTTCGCCCCGCAGCCGCGCCGTCATGAGCTGGAAGGCTTCGAGCGCGGCCTGCTGCTCATGCTGCACACGGCCACCAATGCGGCGCCCAACGAACTCGAACTCGCGCCCGCGTTGCGCGTGCATCTCGTGCCCACGTGGAATATGCCCGTCGACGTGAAGCTCGAAGTGCCGCAGCGCGAGCCGCTCGCGGACCTGCGCAAGCAACTGCTGCGCGACTTGCCGCCCGGCACCGAAATTCTCGCGGACATGCGTCATCACGAAGCGCTATGGGTGCGTTTCGCGGGCCGTCCCACGTGGATCGTCGCGCCCGTCGATCTGCCGCCCGTGCCGAACCTGCTCCCGCAGTTCGGCTCGGTGCTCGCTATCTCGTTGCTGCTCGCCTTGCTGGCGATGTGGCAGATGCAACGCCCGCTCTCGCTCGTGTCGCAAACGGCGCGTGCCTTTGGCTCGGGGAATCGTCCCGCGCCCGTGAAAGTGCACGGTCCGCGCGAATTGCGCGAGTTGATCGGCGAATTCAACGTGATGATGAAGCAGCTCAACGACGCCGACGACGATCAGGCCGTCATGCTCGCGGGCGTCGCGCACGACCTCAAGTCGCCGCTCACGCGGCTCAAATTGCGCGCGAGCATGCTCGCTTCCGAACGCGAGCGCGAGCAATTCACGCGCGAAGTGGATTCGCTCAACGACATCGTGCAGCAGTTTCTGGAATTCGCGCGCCAGCGGCCGGAAAACGGCCCCGAAGTCGCGGTGGATACTTTACTGAGCGAGCAGTTCGTTTCCGAGTCCGCCGACGAAGACGACCCGCACTCGCTATTCAAACTCGACCTCCGAGCCGGACCGGACTTCCGTTTGCCGCGTACGCTGCTCGACCGGCTGGTGTCGAATCTCGTCGACAACGCGCTCGAACACGGCGTGCCGCCCGTGGACATCGCCACGCGCCGCGACGGCGCGCAATGGATCATCGAGGTGCGCGATCACGGTCCCGGCATTCCCGCCGAACGCGTGGCGGCCGCGATCAAACCATTCGTGCGCCTCGACGAAGCGCGCGGCGGCGAAGGTCATTGCGGGCTGGGTCTCGCGATCGTCACGCGGCTCGTGCGCAACCAGGGTGGCCGCTGCGAATTGACCAATCATCCCGAAGGCGGCCTGCGCGTGATCATCGCGCTGCCGGCCGATTGA
- the flhC gene encoding flagellar transcriptional regulator FlhC has translation MYKGSVTEEAREVLRAIELIQLGARMPVLEKELTLSRNRLIRVYRELKSTSPPKGMLPFSADWYFTWLPNIHASLFYNVFLFLKDTAKCSRLDALTRAYRLYIEHCEHSDSERVLSFTRAWTLLRFFEGGLLTLSRCNVCTGRFVRHMSDGHKPFTCSLCAPPSRAGATRSALAAAAKAPVSCALLPAPSDA, from the coding sequence ATGTACAAAGGCAGTGTGACTGAAGAAGCGCGCGAAGTGCTGCGCGCAATCGAGCTGATTCAGCTTGGCGCACGCATGCCAGTGCTCGAAAAAGAATTGACGCTCTCGCGCAATCGTTTGATTCGCGTGTATCGCGAGCTCAAGAGTACCTCGCCCCCCAAAGGCATGTTGCCTTTCTCGGCCGACTGGTACTTCACGTGGCTGCCCAACATCCACGCCTCGCTGTTCTACAACGTCTTTCTCTTTCTCAAAGATACCGCCAAATGCAGCCGGCTCGACGCGCTCACGCGCGCCTACCGGCTCTATATCGAACATTGCGAACATTCGGATTCCGAGCGCGTTTTGAGCTTCACGCGCGCCTGGACCTTGCTGCGCTTTTTCGAAGGCGGCTTGTTGACGCTCTCGCGGTGTAACGTTTGCACCGGCCGTTTCGTGCGCCACATGAGCGACGGACACAAGCCGTTCACGTGCTCGCTGTGCGCGCCGCCGTCGCGTGCGGGCGCCACGCGTAGCGCATTGGCCGCTGCCGCAAAGGCGCCCGTGAGTTGCGCATTGCTGCCCGCCCCCAGCGACGCTTGA
- a CDS encoding response regulator, translating into MSPHVLIVDDDPVVRDLLSRFLRTNGFEVSVLHDGTHLCERLERERPSVIVLDVMMPGTDGLRALASLRAKGDDIPVIFASARAEVPDRIAGLALGADDYVAKPFDVQELLLRIQTVLRRRGAAPAAAPEARESCRFGPFELDFASRALLRDGARVPLRDSEFVLLKVFTCHPYRVLSRVLIHDLLYADGLEYHERSLDVPIWRLRRVIEDDPSQPRFVQTVRGKGYVFVPLGDRQVDGNTAPPA; encoded by the coding sequence ATGAGTCCACACGTTCTCATCGTCGACGACGATCCGGTCGTGCGCGATCTCCTCTCCCGCTTCTTGCGAACCAACGGTTTCGAAGTCTCCGTGCTTCATGACGGTACGCACCTTTGCGAACGTCTCGAACGCGAACGGCCTTCGGTGATCGTGCTCGACGTCATGATGCCCGGCACCGACGGCCTGCGCGCGCTCGCCTCGCTGCGCGCGAAAGGCGACGACATTCCGGTGATCTTCGCCTCGGCGCGCGCCGAAGTGCCCGACCGCATCGCGGGCCTCGCACTGGGTGCCGACGACTACGTCGCCAAGCCCTTCGACGTGCAAGAGCTGCTGTTGCGCATTCAAACCGTGCTGCGCCGTCGTGGCGCGGCACCCGCCGCCGCGCCCGAGGCCCGCGAAAGCTGCCGCTTCGGGCCGTTCGAACTCGACTTCGCCTCACGCGCCCTGCTGCGCGACGGTGCGCGCGTGCCGCTGCGCGACAGCGAGTTCGTGCTGCTCAAAGTGTTCACGTGCCACCCGTATCGCGTGCTCTCACGCGTGCTGATCCACGATCTGCTCTATGCCGACGGCCTCGAATACCACGAGCGCAGCCTCGACGTGCCGATCTGGCGCCTGCGCCGCGTGATCGAAGACGATCCTTCGCAGCCGCGCTTCGTGCAAACCGTGCGCGGCAAGGGCTACGTGTTCGTGCCGCTCGGCGACCGGCAAGTCGATGGCAACACCGCGCCGCCCGCCTGA
- a CDS encoding ABC transporter permease, with protein MASVIARRPAAARARPRGGVARGLALAWLIGTLFVLVALPLAFVALQAVFPGVGQGSFAQPFAAVRVTLARADTWPLLANTLRFGVSVAAASVVLGVPLGALRGLTRLPFARLWDLLFLAPFLIPPYLGALGWMLLLQRNGYLAQLAGFDLGGFLFSFTGVTFAMTLSVFPVVYFSVSRALMASGGRLAQVARVCGATPWRAFVRITLPLAAPAIAASALLAFTMAIEEFGIPSALGARAGFSLLVTSIEARFSDWPIDLPGASVLSALLAVTALIAFFAQRRLLAGRDFDTQTGKPVASEPFEPGRWRIALVLLFGAVAFCTTIAPIATIVATAFVGTLSGGLHASNFTLAHFSAIASDGDGASALVTSLALAGGTAALTGVLGFVAAWVLVKTKLPGRAALDGLTLLPHAMPGIVVGVGLILAWNQPFWPVTPYNTWGILLLSYACLLLPYPVRYASAALRQLGGSLEAAARVHGASGARVLWRIVLPLVAPPLIASMMIVFAVASRELVTSLLLAPSGVQTASVFIWQQFEQGSIGDGMAMGTLMLVISAVLLAIATRLTKRFDTVR; from the coding sequence CGCGCGGCGTCCGGCCGCGGCACGCGCACGTCCGCGCGGCGGCGTGGCACGCGGTCTCGCGCTGGCATGGCTGATCGGCACGCTGTTCGTGCTGGTGGCCTTGCCGCTCGCGTTCGTCGCGTTGCAGGCGGTGTTTCCGGGTGTGGGCCAAGGCTCGTTCGCGCAGCCGTTCGCGGCGGTACGTGTCACGCTTGCGCGAGCGGATACGTGGCCGTTGCTCGCCAACACGTTGCGTTTCGGCGTGAGCGTGGCGGCGGCGAGCGTCGTGCTCGGCGTGCCGCTCGGTGCGCTGCGCGGCCTCACGCGGCTGCCGTTCGCGCGGCTCTGGGACCTGCTGTTTCTCGCGCCGTTCCTGATTCCGCCGTATCTCGGCGCGCTCGGCTGGATGTTGCTGCTCCAGCGTAACGGTTATCTCGCGCAACTCGCGGGCTTCGATCTCGGCGGCTTTCTGTTTTCGTTCACGGGCGTCACGTTCGCGATGACGTTGAGCGTGTTTCCGGTCGTCTACTTCTCGGTGTCGCGCGCGTTGATGGCAAGCGGCGGACGTCTCGCACAAGTCGCGCGGGTTTGCGGCGCGACGCCGTGGCGCGCGTTCGTGCGCATTACGCTGCCGCTCGCGGCCCCCGCGATCGCAGCGAGTGCCTTGCTCGCGTTCACGATGGCGATCGAGGAGTTCGGCATTCCGTCCGCACTCGGTGCGCGCGCGGGCTTCAGCTTGCTGGTCACGTCGATCGAAGCGCGCTTCTCCGACTGGCCGATCGATTTGCCCGGCGCGTCCGTGCTCTCGGCGTTGCTCGCCGTAACCGCGCTGATCGCGTTCTTCGCGCAGCGTCGCCTGCTCGCGGGCCGCGACTTCGACACGCAAACGGGCAAGCCCGTGGCAAGCGAGCCGTTCGAGCCCGGCCGCTGGCGTATCGCGCTCGTATTGTTGTTCGGCGCGGTGGCGTTTTGCACGACGATCGCACCCATCGCGACGATCGTCGCCACGGCGTTCGTCGGCACGTTGTCGGGCGGCTTGCATGCGTCGAACTTCACGCTCGCGCACTTCAGTGCGATCGCGTCCGACGGCGACGGCGCGAGTGCGCTCGTAACGAGCCTCGCGCTCGCGGGCGGCACGGCGGCACTCACCGGCGTGCTCGGTTTCGTGGCCGCATGGGTGCTCGTGAAAACGAAGTTGCCTGGCCGCGCCGCGCTCGACGGTCTTACGCTTTTGCCGCACGCCATGCCCGGCATCGTGGTGGGCGTGGGACTGATTCTCGCGTGGAATCAGCCGTTCTGGCCCGTCACGCCGTACAACACGTGGGGCATTCTGCTGCTCTCGTATGCGTGCCTGCTGTTGCCGTACCCGGTGCGATATGCGAGCGCGGCGCTGCGTCAGTTGGGCGGTAGTCTCGAAGCCGCGGCGCGCGTGCATGGCGCGAGCGGGGCGCGTGTGCTGTGGCGCATCGTGTTGCCGCTGGTCGCGCCGCCGCTCATCGCCTCGATGATGATCGTGTTCGCGGTCGCCTCGCGCGAACTGGTCACGTCGCTGCTGCTCGCGCCGAGCGGCGTGCAGACGGCTTCGGTATTCATCTGGCAGCAGTTCGAGCAAGGTTCCATCGGCGACGGCATGGCGATGGGCACGCTCATGCTCGTGATCAGCGCGGTCTTACTCGCGATCGCCACGCGCTTGACGAAGCGGTTCGACACGGTGCGTTGA
- a CDS encoding lysozyme inhibitor LprI family protein gives MNRETKIRRAHFFPRGLNVAAIALFASLAGSPFAHAASFHCPHNASASERLVCNDPTLSALDDQLASLYRNAVDASSDTTALEADRVSQWQWRQHNCKDKACVTDWYNRRIAELEGDVKHGKQAAVQRVKDGVVEQHLAPSAQDAVLEMKHIEPAKGQNVTPATADGSKGTTKAAANTAAADASLHLKKMPSGMVADARAKRLAEAHAHHIPAGDVAPSATEAKMASANGAFSKAAGIAPIDTPVAHDKKNAEEKAPEQPSTHSPAKNEAKTDTKEDTSVALK, from the coding sequence ATGAACCGAGAAACGAAAATCCGTCGCGCCCACTTCTTCCCTCGCGGCCTGAACGTCGCGGCGATCGCGCTCTTCGCGTCGCTAGCCGGCTCGCCGTTCGCGCACGCCGCGAGTTTCCATTGCCCGCACAACGCGTCGGCTTCGGAGCGTCTGGTGTGCAACGACCCCACGCTCTCCGCGCTCGACGATCAACTCGCCTCGCTCTATCGCAATGCCGTTGACGCATCGAGCGACACGACCGCGCTCGAAGCCGACCGCGTGAGCCAGTGGCAATGGCGTCAGCACAATTGCAAGGACAAGGCGTGCGTGACGGACTGGTATAACCGCCGCATTGCCGAACTTGAAGGCGACGTCAAGCACGGCAAGCAGGCCGCCGTGCAACGCGTGAAAGACGGCGTGGTCGAGCAGCATCTCGCGCCTTCCGCGCAAGACGCCGTGCTCGAAATGAAACACATCGAACCGGCGAAGGGCCAGAACGTCACGCCCGCCACGGCGGACGGTAGCAAAGGTACGACGAAAGCGGCGGCGAATACCGCGGCCGCCGACGCCTCGCTGCATCTGAAGAAAATGCCGAGCGGCATGGTGGCCGACGCGCGCGCGAAGCGTCTCGCCGAAGCGCACGCGCATCACATTCCCGCGGGCGACGTCGCGCCTTCGGCCACGGAAGCGAAAATGGCTTCGGCCAACGGCGCGTTCTCGAAGGCGGCGGGCATCGCCCCCATCGACACGCCCGTTGCGCACGACAAAAAGAACGCGGAAGAAAAGGCGCCCGAACAACCTTCGACTCACTCGCCCGCGAAAAACGAAGCGAAGACCGACACGAAGGAAGACACGTCCGTCGCGCTGAAATGA
- a CDS encoding tyrosine-protein phosphatase: MNLLFSAYSSSLAQARKRLPVPGPASVAGGFAHGNAGLASLPRRRLLKGTVSVLALGGASPLLSACGGEYTGEGGVQDAPTPVMHSVANFRDIGGAAPGYSTSDGGHVKRAQIYRSDTLTPNADDATTLEHMALTYIYDLRTPGEAGNTPLGAPGTANSLALNVLGTLAPPSFANMQAGELDAAMQWQWRNFVTGRAQCNAYGALLEHIAEAPGPRLICGGTGVDVVGWASALLLLIANVPLEIVVADFLLTNAWRSTSADTLNVAPPVQASYLQTAFDALQTNFGDLNRYLSAGLGLSSTTVNALRAQLLA, from the coding sequence ATGAATCTGCTTTTCTCCGCCTACTCGTCCTCGCTCGCGCAGGCGCGCAAGCGCTTGCCCGTGCCTGGCCCCGCCTCCGTGGCTGGCGGCTTCGCGCATGGCAACGCCGGGCTGGCCAGCCTGCCGCGGCGCCGTCTGCTCAAGGGGACGGTGAGCGTGCTCGCGCTGGGCGGCGCGAGCCCGCTCCTGAGCGCGTGCGGCGGGGAATACACGGGCGAGGGCGGCGTGCAGGACGCGCCCACGCCCGTGATGCATTCGGTGGCGAACTTTCGCGACATCGGTGGCGCGGCACCGGGCTATTCCACTTCCGACGGCGGCCACGTGAAGCGCGCACAGATCTACCGGTCGGACACGCTCACGCCCAACGCCGACGACGCCACCACGCTCGAGCACATGGCGCTCACCTATATCTACGATCTGCGCACGCCGGGCGAGGCGGGCAACACGCCGCTCGGCGCGCCGGGCACCGCCAACAGCCTCGCGCTCAACGTGCTGGGCACGCTCGCGCCGCCTTCGTTCGCGAATATGCAGGCCGGCGAACTGGACGCGGCCATGCAATGGCAGTGGCGTAACTTCGTCACGGGCCGCGCGCAATGCAACGCCTATGGCGCGTTGCTCGAACACATTGCGGAAGCGCCGGGGCCGCGCCTCATTTGCGGCGGCACGGGCGTGGACGTGGTGGGATGGGCGAGTGCGTTGCTGCTGCTGATCGCGAACGTGCCGCTCGAAATCGTCGTGGCCGACTTTCTGCTGACGAATGCATGGCGCTCGACCAGCGCCGACACGCTCAACGTCGCGCCACCGGTGCAGGCGAGTTATCTGCAAACGGCCTTCGACGCATTGCAGACTAATTTCGGCGATCTCAATCGCTATTTGAGTGCGGGGCTCGGCTTGTCGTCGACGACCGTGAACGCGCTGCGCGCGCAATTACTCGCGTAA
- a CDS encoding flagellar basal body L-ring protein FlgH → MLLNTSESSLSSVLRSTLLCTSIVAAFSGCATPQSIVDTPMTPPLAEPALNVNTSGSIYQMGTAIALYETPRAQRIGDVLTIRLSETYSGNDTASAAAKRDSAITATAADQSTGAAARLARLFNIGSASTSFNGTGSHSLTSDMSGTLAVTVISKTPTGNLVVSGEKIIAMSGEHQRLRLSGIVNPNDVEADNYVDSGKIANARIEQLGHGMLNDATTVGWLQRMFLSVLTF, encoded by the coding sequence ATGCTTCTCAATACATCGGAATCCTCACTGTCCAGCGTCCTTCGCAGCACGCTGCTGTGCACGTCGATCGTCGCGGCGTTCTCCGGTTGCGCCACGCCGCAATCGATCGTCGACACGCCCATGACGCCGCCGCTCGCGGAACCCGCGCTCAACGTCAACACGAGCGGCTCGATCTATCAGATGGGCACTGCCATCGCGCTCTACGAAACGCCTCGGGCGCAGCGCATCGGCGACGTGCTCACGATACGGCTTTCCGAAACCTATAGCGGCAACGACACGGCCAGTGCCGCCGCCAAGCGCGACAGCGCGATCACCGCCACGGCCGCCGATCAGTCGACCGGCGCGGCCGCACGTCTCGCGCGACTGTTCAATATCGGCTCGGCGTCGACCTCGTTCAACGGCACGGGCAGCCACTCGCTCACGAGCGATATGTCGGGGACGCTGGCCGTGACGGTCATCAGCAAGACGCCCACGGGCAATCTCGTGGTGTCGGGCGAAAAGATCATCGCAATGAGCGGCGAGCACCAGCGCCTGCGTCTTTCGGGCATCGTCAATCCGAACGACGTGGAAGCCGACAACTACGTGGATTCGGGCAAGATCGCCAATGCGCGCATCGAACAGCTCGGGCACGGCATGCTCAACGACGCCACCACGGTGGGCTGGCTCCAGCGCATGTTCCTGAGCGTGCTGACGTTCTGA
- a CDS encoding GntR family transcriptional regulator, whose product MAFPDAAREPLTKASTMTDDPHTTPALRGDNAYTRIRHDVLSCRIMPGATFTESQLMERYALGKSSCHVALVRLVHEGLVRAMPRQGYRVAPITVRDVEEVFAMRVQLEPLAARLACGRLDAALLKRLDDVCRVRHPEREVSEQIDEFLDTNRAFHLAIAEASGNTRLYRTLAGLMDEMSRLVALGFGVEGTRPDLRHDHDALVEAFEAKDARRSETIARRHIETFRAMTLDRVYASLSRSGAVLPAFTVAELRG is encoded by the coding sequence ATGGCGTTTCCAGATGCGGCGCGTGAGCCGCTCACGAAGGCGAGCACGATGACCGACGACCCGCACACGACGCCCGCGCTGCGCGGCGACAACGCCTACACGCGCATTCGCCACGACGTGCTGTCGTGCCGCATCATGCCGGGCGCGACGTTCACCGAGAGTCAGTTGATGGAGCGTTACGCGCTTGGCAAGAGCAGTTGCCACGTCGCGCTCGTGCGGCTCGTGCACGAAGGGCTCGTGCGCGCCATGCCGCGCCAGGGGTATCGCGTCGCGCCCATTACCGTGCGCGACGTGGAAGAGGTGTTCGCGATGCGCGTGCAACTCGAACCGCTCGCGGCGCGACTCGCCTGCGGCCGGCTCGATGCCGCGCTCCTCAAGCGGCTCGACGACGTGTGTCGCGTGCGGCATCCGGAGCGCGAAGTCTCGGAACAGATCGACGAATTTCTCGACACCAATCGCGCGTTTCATCTCGCCATTGCCGAGGCGAGTGGCAATACGCGGCTGTATCGCACGCTCGCGGGCTTGATGGATGAGATGTCGCGGCTCGTGGCGCTGGGGTTCGGCGTGGAAGGCACGCGGCCCGACTTGCGCCACGATCACGACGCGCTCGTGGAGGCGTTCGAGGCGAAGGACGCGCGCCGCTCGGAAACCATCGCGCGGCGTCATATCGAAACCTTCCGGGCAATGACGCTGGATCGCGTGTATGCGAGCCTCTCGCGTTCGGGCGCGGTGTTGCCGGCCTTCACCGTGGCCGAATTGCGCGGCTGA
- a CDS encoding response regulator has translation MANTIFLVDDDPVVRDVTAEYLQMRGFTVTKLPSARALQERLRTERPQVVVLDIMMPELDGLSALRILRESGDDLPVIMLTARNEIVDRVMGLEFGADDYLGKPFDPGELAARIRSILRRHSIATLTGAPESRASFRFGPFELQFHSRELFRGEERIPLRSSEFAFLKVFVNHAMTTLSRERIIEIVYGENGRYSNRSLDVAIWRLRRLIETDPSEPRYLQTVWGHGYVFVPDGEVGYAEQFGE, from the coding sequence ATGGCAAATACAATTTTTCTCGTTGACGACGATCCCGTCGTGCGTGACGTCACGGCCGAATATCTTCAGATGCGCGGCTTCACGGTGACGAAGCTTCCCTCTGCGCGCGCGTTGCAGGAGCGTTTGCGCACCGAACGGCCGCAGGTGGTCGTGCTCGATATCATGATGCCGGAGCTGGACGGATTGAGCGCGTTGCGCATTCTGCGCGAGAGCGGCGACGACCTGCCGGTCATCATGCTGACCGCGCGCAACGAGATCGTGGACCGCGTGATGGGACTCGAATTCGGCGCCGACGACTATCTGGGCAAGCCATTCGATCCGGGCGAACTGGCCGCGCGCATTCGCTCGATTCTGCGCCGCCACAGCATTGCCACGCTCACGGGCGCGCCGGAAAGCCGTGCTTCGTTCCGCTTCGGCCCGTTCGAACTGCAATTCCACTCGCGCGAACTCTTTCGCGGCGAGGAGCGGATTCCGTTGCGTTCGAGTGAGTTCGCGTTTCTGAAAGTGTTCGTCAATCACGCCATGACGACGCTCTCGCGCGAGCGCATCATCGAAATCGTCTATGGGGAAAACGGGCGATACAGCAATCGCAGTCTCGACGTGGCGATCTGGCGCCTGCGCCGCTTGATCGAAACCGACCCGTCCGAGCCGCGTTATCTGCAAACGGTATGGGGACACGGCTACGTGTTCGTGCCTGATGGCGAAGTGGGTTACGCCGAGCAATTCGGCGAATAA
- a CDS encoding DUF6726 family protein, producing MTNSLWRKALPARSHSRVPTYLVRASSAIAIACLALPLEGCAAAALPCRLASATLKIVPVVGHAASVPFDACASAID from the coding sequence ATGACGAATTCGCTTTGGCGCAAGGCACTGCCCGCGCGCAGCCATTCCCGCGTGCCCACGTATCTCGTGCGTGCCTCGTCGGCCATTGCAATTGCTTGCCTTGCCCTGCCGCTCGAAGGTTGTGCGGCAGCGGCTCTTCCCTGCCGACTCGCTTCGGCGACGCTGAAAATCGTGCCCGTGGTCGGCCATGCCGCCTCCGTGCCGTTCGACGCGTGCGCGTCCGCGATCGACTGA